TGGCCGGCAGGTCCTTCCAGGCGAAGCGCAGGTCCGCCCGGTGCGGGCCGCTGTGGGTGAAGCCGGCGGCCAGATCGCGCCCGTGGTCCTGCTGCAGCGCCTCCGCCAGGCTGCGCTGCCGCGCCCAGCCGGACGCCAGCCCGAGGCTCGCCTCGTCCATGGGCTGGCCGGTCAGGGTGTCCAGCATGGCGACGAAATCGGGCAGCAGCGCCTCCACATAGTGGCTGCGCAGGGCCTGGATCTCGGTGGCGTAGTCCAGGAAGGGCCGGTCCCAGGGATTGGGACCGCGCTCCTGGGCTTTGAGCCAGGCGTTGCGCTGCTTCAGGGCGCGCCGGAAGCCGCGCAGCAGTTCGCCGTAGCGCGGTTCCACGTGAAACAGGCCCCAGTCCAGCAGGCGCCGGCGCATCTGCGGCGAGTCGGCCAGCAACTGGCTGTTTTCCGCCGTGATCGCCAGCATGGGCAGGATCTCCAGCAAGGGCCAGGCGCTGTCGGCATAGTCGCCATCGATCTTGATGACGCGCTGCTGCTTGTCGCGCATGACGCCGATGCGATGCTGCTCGTGGGCGTTGCTCACTTCGCCGAAGACCAGCAGCTGGGTTTCGCCCAGGCGGATGAGGTTTTCGCCGCGGTCACGGAAGCTGTTGCCGGTGGCGAGGATGAAGAGGCCTTCCAGGAGGCTGGTCTTGCCCTGGCCGTTGTCGCCGATCAACCAGTTCAACCGGCGATTGGGCTGGAAGCGTATGTCTTTCAGACATCGCAGGTTCTGGATGTGGACGAGCTCCAAGTGCATTAACGGGCTTTACAGCCGCATGGGCATGACGACGTACAAGGGCTGCTCTTTGTCCA
Above is a window of Thermithiobacillus tepidarius DSM 3134 DNA encoding:
- the recF gene encoding DNA replication/repair protein RecF (All proteins in this family for which functions are known are DNA-binding proteins that assist the filamentation of RecA onto DNA for the initiation of recombination or recombinational repair.); this encodes MHLELVHIQNLRCLKDIRFQPNRRLNWLIGDNGQGKTSLLEGLFILATGNSFRDRGENLIRLGETQLLVFGEVSNAHEQHRIGVMRDKQQRVIKIDGDYADSAWPLLEILPMLAITAENSQLLADSPQMRRRLLDWGLFHVEPRYGELLRGFRRALKQRNAWLKAQERGPNPWDRPFLDYATEIQALRSHYVEALLPDFVAMLDTLTGQPMDEASLGLASGWARQRSLAEALQQDHGRDLAAGFTHSGPHRADLRFAWKDLPASTILSRGQIKLWSHAFRLAQLRYLHAQRGLQAVVLLDDFGAELDPRAREQLLQVLLDLDLQVFATVTHKTQIPAGSPPEAAYFRLEAGEIQLIEGKAA